CCAGCATCATCACTGAGTACCGTAAACAGGGCTTCACCACAGCCATCGACGATTTCGGTGCCGGCCATGCGGGGCTGGGTCTGTTGGTGGACTTCCAGCCGGACTTGCTGAAGATCGACATGAAGCTGATCCGTGGCATTGACACCAGCCATGCACGGCAGGCAGTGGTGGCCGGCATCGGCGGCATCGCAAAGGAGCTGGGGATCACGGTGCTTGCGGAGGGCGTGGAAACCGAGGAAGAGTTCCGGGTCCTGAAAGTCGGCGGAGTCCGCTTGTTCCAGGGCTACTGGTTCGCCAAACCGGAATTCGAGGCCCTGCCGGGAATCCGGGCGCTGGGCATCCCCGCCGCCTAGCCCCGATCCCTCACTCCTGGGCGGATCTTCCCTTGCGGCCCAGCCTGTACCCCGCCCAGAACGCGAGCACCAGCAGCCCGGCCACCATGATTCCCAAGCCGATCTGCGTGCCTTGCGTGACGAAGGCGGCCCCGTTGGCAACGAACGGCTTATTGCTGAGCGGCGCGTAGGCGAACCAGCCAGTGAAATCGCGGTTCAGGTAGGCGATCAGGACGCCCGCCAGCACTGCCGCAATCCCCAGCAAAGGCACCGCGGCGGCGGGAACTTTGGTGTGTTTTGACGGCCGATGTTCTTCAGGTGTGTTGTCTTCCCCCATGCCCGCGAGTCTAGCCGCGCCCCGCGTCGCGGTACCTACCGGGCCCGGCATATCGGGTCTAGGCTGGCCGGATGTTGACTATCGGAACCATTGTCCTCGGCGTCAACGACGTCGCCGCCGCCACCAAGTTCTGGAACGAGGCCATCGGCTATGTCCCGCGGGAGGCCGGCGACGAGACGTGGGTGACCCTTGTGCCGTCGTCGGGCCCCGGCGCGGAACTGTCCCTCATGCTCAGCGAAACCCCGGTCCAGGACCACCCGCGGATCCACCTGGACCTGTATGCGGACGACCAGTCCGCGGAGGTGGAGCGCCTGGTCTCGCTCGGCGCCCGGCGCGTGGACTGGGACTCGTATCCGGACGACCCCGACTTCGTGGTCCTGGAGGATCCGGACGGGAACCGGTTCTGCGTCATCGACAAGAGTCAAGGCTAGGGCCCGCCCCCGGCATCCCGGGAACAAGCCCGCAGCGCGGCCCGTTGGCATCCGTACACGTACCGCAGCACGATGCGGTGGAAGCGACGGAAGGGATCTCATGGTCAGGGCTGTCTGGAACGGAAAAGTCATCGCCGAATCCGCGGACACGGTGGTGGTGGAGGGGAACCACTATTTCCCGCGCGACGCCGTCAATGCCGAGTATTTGCGGGATAGCGACAAGAACACCTTCTGCCCGTGGAAGGGCACGGCCAGCTACCACACGCTGGACGTTGACGGCGAGCTGAACGAGGCCGCGGCCTGGTACTACCCGGAGCCCAAGCCGCGCGCGAAGCATATTGAGGATCGGGTCGCGTTCTGGCGCGGCGTCACCATCGAGGCCTGAGAGGCCGAATGACGCGGACGACGGCGGATACGGGTCCGCCGCCGTCCGCTCCCCCCCCACAATGTGGCCCGGCACGCGCCATTGAGCGCCGGGCCGGCTAAGCGGCGAGCGGCAGGTCGAACAGCTGCTCAGCAAGCCTGATGAGGTGGCGGGGAGCGTCACACTCTCCGTCCAACGGGCCGCGGCCCAGGAACAGGGCCGTCCCCTGGATGGTTCCGTCGAGATCGATTCCGGCCTCGCGGATGAGCACCTCAGCGCGGGGATTCGTGGCCAGCGTATGGGTGGGGCTGTCCAGATAGACGCGCCAATCCATGCCGGCGATGAGGCCGATGCCGCCGGAGGCGATCTTCTGGAAGGCCGTCTCATCGAGGTCGATTGGCCTGAGGTGCACTGGCTGGGTGAGGCGGGTGGGGACGACTAAAGCATTGTGGGAGGTCATCACGGTGGTGTCCTTCGGCTGATCGCCCGGCGTTGGGCGCTGTGGAGCTTGCCGGGTTGGCGCGGGCGGCCGCGGGCCAGGAGTCCCGTGCGGCCGCCCGCTGGCATGGTCAGCGCTGGTTTTTGCGCGGTTTTACAAAATTCAGTTCGTTATTTTCATTTTTCGCTCTTTTGTCGGCCCGTTTTTCCAGGATGGACTTGCCGGCTTTTTTCGCGGCGCCGCTTTTGGGGGATTTTCCGGACATCGGAATCACGCCTTTCTTTGCTTTGCGTTACCCGATACCATACCTACTTTTATTTTTTTATCCAGTCCTGCGGAGGCACATAAGGACCCGTTCCGACGCCGCCCAGTTTCCGGTATGCAGGATGGGGTGAGAGCCGGGTGGGTTTTTTCAAAATTTGCTGCACCGTGAGGATTTGCGTTTCTTTTGCTTTGCCTCAAGAAAGCAGCCGGAAGCTCTGCCCGCACCACGAAAACAAGCTCAAATTCGCTTAATTCATTGCCGCCAGAATTCTGTGAGCATCGCGGCGCGGGTTTTTCCTTCGTTGTATCCGGACTGGGCTGCTGCGGGACGGAGTGACAAATCCATGGCGTTGGCGCCGAACATCTGCCCGGCCCCGCTGTCCGGGAAGATGACTTCGACCCTGCTGCCGCCTGCCCGCAGCTCTTCCACCTGCGCCGCCAGCTGCATGCCCCATTCGAGTGGCATCCGCGTTCTGCCACCGAAAGGCGACAGAACCAGGACGCCCTCACACCCGGCCGCCAGGTCGGCGTTCTCGTTGCGCCGGTAACCGCCGTCGATATAGCTCCTGTCCCCAATCCGGTACGCCGAGCCGCTGGAGCAACTGGCGGCGACGGCGTCAACCAAATCGATGCCGCTGTTGCGGTCGAACACTGCCGGTTCCCCGGTAGCCGCATCGACGGCCGTGATCAGCAGTTCATGCTCTGGCCATTCCTTCCTGGGCAGCCGAGCCGCGACCGTTGCCCGCCACCGCTCCGAGGCGTCGTAGGCCGCCGCCAGGTCGAGTGCCGCTGCGCCCATCCGGCGGCGCATGTCCGGCGCATTCACGGAGGCGGCGATGATCCTGCCGGTCCGCTCCAGGTGGTCGGGCACCGGACTGCCGGAGGTTCCCGCGGGACGCGTCCGCTGCGGAAGCGGAGCGCCAAGGACGGCGGCATAGAGTTCGGCGGGCCCGGCGCCCGCAATCTGCGAGGCTGCCGTGGACCCCGCCGATGTTCCGATGACCCGGTCGGCGCCGGTCACGTCCAGCCCTGCGTCTGCCAGCCCGGCGAGGACGCCGATCAGCCAGGCGTTGCCGGTGGAGCCACCGCCACCAAGGACCAAGGCGCGTTTGCATCTTCCCGCCGGAGCGGCATGCGGGGCGGAAGAAGGTGTTGTGTTCACGGGAGTCGCCTTTCGCGAATGTGCCTGTGCGGCGCTCCCGGTGGCGGCTGGTTCAGCCGCTGATCGTCGACTGCGGGGGAGCACCCATTACGGATACAGCATTCATGGGTCTCACCTCCCGGAGCCGGGTCACGATCAGGGGAATCTTGGCACACGGCCGCTGATGTCCGCAACGGGTAAATTTGAAGCGATGATTTCGATTGACCGGGACAGCCCCACGCGCGATGACGTCCACCTGCTCCTGACCGAACACCTGGCGGATATGTTCGCCACCTCGCCCGCCGAAAGCGTGCACGCCCTGGACCATTCCGCCCTGTCCGCCCCGTCCATCACGTTCTGGACGGCCCGCGAGGACGGCAACCTTTTGGGGTGCGGCGCACTTAAGCTGCTGGACTCCCCCGCCGGCCCGGGGAGGCATGGCGAGATCAAGTCCATGCGCACCACAGCAACCGCCCGGGGCCGGGGCGTGGCCACCCTCATGCTCGGGCACATACTTGATGACGCCCGTACGCGGAACCTTGAGCGCGTCTACCTGGAGACCGGAACCGAGGACTACTTTGCCCCCGCGCGGCGGCTATACGCCCGCAACGGGTTCACGGAGTGCCCGCCGTTTGCCGACTACGTGCTGGACCCCAACAGCGTGTTCATGGAACTCCGCCTGTAGCTCCCACACAAGGAAAAGCGGACGACGGCGGGTGGGCTCCCGCCGTCGTCCGCTCCTGTTTGTTCGTCAAGAACCCTGCCCCTGTCCTAGACCTCGCCGCGCCAGCCGCCGGTTTCGCTCCCGCGCGATTCGACGAAGTCCTTGAACTTCCGCATGTCGGCCTTGACCTGCATGTTGTCGATCTTCAGTGCTGCGCCAGCCTTTTCAGTTGCAGTTTCCGGCGCCCATTCGAAATGGACTTTGACCTTGGTGTGGGTGGCATCCAGGGGCGTGAACCTGATGATGCCCGCGTGCGACTTGCCGTCGGTGCTGCGCCAGGCGATCCGGTCATCAGGCGCCTGGTCAACGATTTCCGTGTCGAATTCCCTTTGGACGCCACCTACTTTGGTAACCCAGTGATTGGTGGTGTCGGTCAGTTGGGTCACCGACTCGACGCCGGACATGAACTGCGGAAAGGATTCGAACTGGGTCCACTGGTTGTACGCGGTCCGCACCGGAACAGCGACTTCCACCGTCTCTTCAACCTCTTCAACGTGTGCCATCTGCTTCCTCCTCATGATGGACGGCCGCAATGGCGGACTGGCAGCATGGGCCAGCCTGCCAGTCGGGCAGCCGCCACCTTTGCACGATAAATCCGGCAACTACCCGTGTCCAGACCCTAAAACGAAAGCGGACGACGACGGGTGGGCGCCCGCCGTCGTCCAGGACGTTCGGCTCTAGGGCCATGCCCCGCGGCTTGAAAGACTGGCCTAACCGCCTGCCCGAAGAACGCAAGGAACAGGATCATGGCCAGTCATATCCGCCCCGCCACGCAGCCTCTTCGGCCGTGAAGTTTCTCGATAACCCGCCGCGGTTCCTGTTTTTCACCGGCAAGGGCGGGGTGGGCAAGACCTCGGTGGCCTGTGCCGCTTCACTCTCCCTGGCCAGGGAGGGCCGGAAGGTACTGCTGGTCAGCACGGACCCCGCCTCGAATATCGGCCAGGTCTTCGGCCTGGCCATTGGAAATACCATCACCGCCATTCCTCAAGTGCCCGGCCTCTCTGCACTGGAGATTGACCCGGAACAGGCGGCCGACGCATACCGGGAGCGGATCCTTGCCCCTGTCCGGGGAGTCCTGCCCGAGCAGGAACTGGCCGGTATCACGGAGAGCCTGTCCGGTTCCTGCACCACAGAGGTGGCGTCCTTCGATGAGTTCACCAGCCTGCTTGGAGACGACGCCTCGTTTGCGCAGTACCACCACATCGTCTTTGATACCGCGCCTACCGGCCACACCATCAGACTGCTGCAGCTTCCCGGGTCATGGACCGATTTCCTCGCTACCGGCGCGGGCGAACCGTCCTGCCTGGGACCTCTGTCTGGACTGGACAAGCACAAAGAGGTGTATGCAAAGGCGGTCCAGGCGCTCACGGATCCCCTGCGCACCCGGCTTGTCCTGGTGACCCGTGCGCAGGCGTCGTCCCTGAAGGAGGTTGAACGGACTTACCTCGAGCTCCACCGGATCGGAATCAGCGGAGGGTACCTGGTGGTTAACGGCGTCTTTCCCCTGGCCGGCGGCGAGGAGGAACTTGCGCAAGCCGTCCGTGCCCGGGAAGCAGCGGCCCTGGCGGTGATTCCCGAGCCAATCGCCGCTCTCCCCCGCGACGTTCTCGACCTCAAACGCGTAAATATGGTGGGTATTACAGCGCTCGAATCCCTGTTCAGCACCGCTGACGGTGCTGGGGAGGACCCGGCGTCAATCCCGGAGATCGAGGATGCTCCGCTAGCTGCCTTGGTGGACGGCATCGAGCGCGACGGCCACGGGCTGGTGATTTGCATGGGCAAAGGCGGCGTGGGAAAGACCACGGTTGCCGCCGCCATCGCGGTCTCCCTGGCCAAAAGGGGACATGCCGTCCACCTCACCACCACCGATCCGGCAGTACACCTTGCCGAGACACTCCATGGGCCTGTTGCAGGGCTGAAGGTGTCCCGGATCGACCCCGCAGCGGCCATCGAGGAGTACCGCGCCCACGTGATGGATACCAAGGGCCGCAGACTGGATGCTGAAGGACGCGCAGCCTTGGCCGAGGATTTGATGTCTCCCTGCACGGATGAGGTGGCGGTGTTCCGGCAGTTTTCCCGGGTGGTCCAGGAGTCCCGCCGGAACTTCGTGGTGATGGACACCGCTCCCACTGGACACACACTGCTGCTCCTGGATGCCACAGGCTCGTACCATCGGGAGATTTCCCGCCAGGTGGGGAGCTCGATGGGGTTCGTGACCCCGCTCATGCGCCTGCAGGACCCGGCGATGACGAAGGTCATCCTGGTCACCCTGGCTGAAACAACGCCGGTGCTGGAGGCCAAGGAACTAAAAGACGATCTGGAACGGGCCGGGATCGAGCCGTGGGCCTGGGTCATCAACAACTCGATCGCCGCTGCCCACCCTCACACCCCACTGCTTCAGGCCCGCGCCGCACACGAGATCGAACAGATCGCCAAGGTGCGGTCCATGACGGACAGGGTTGCCCTGATTCCCCTGTTGCCGGAAGAGCCCGTGGGGGAAGCGAGATTGACCACGCTGACCGCGTTCACCAGCCAGCGGGTGTAAGGAAAGCCAGAAAGCGGACGACGGCGGGTGGGCGCCCGCCGTCGTCCGCTTCTTTTGGCTGCTACTGGCTGAAGGGGACCTTTTCCCAGTTCAGCACGTCGGCGCCTTTGGCACTGTTGCTTACCACCGTGAAGCGGACGTAGTCCACGGCGTTGTTGGCGCCGTCCACGGTGATGCGTTGGAGGTTGTCCGCGGCGGGTGCGCCGTAAATGTCCAGCCAGGGCGAGCCCGCGGCGAGGGGCTGGTTTTCGGCGAAGACGTGGCTGTCACCGTTGATGAGGTAGACCGGGGCGTCGAAGTTGTTGGTTTCTTTGATAATCGCCTGCACACTCTTCCGGAAGCCGGAGACGGTGTCAGGGTTGGCGGTGGCGTCGGCCAGGAGTGACGGATCGAACATGTCCGCCTGCTGCATGAGCACCACGGCGCGGTCGTTGCTGCGCCTGGCGTCGGCGAAGGTCTGGTGGATCTGGGCGATGACCGCGTCCGTGCGGTGTTCCACCTCGGCGAGCTGCTCGGGCGTGGCGGCCGTCTTGCCCAGCCCGGTCCACGGCAGGAGGGAGTTGTTGCTGCCTTGGACGTTCAGCACGGAGAAGGCCACCCGGTTCTTCTCGAAGCGGACGTCTTCCGGGAGGCCCAGGTTCTCCTGCGACTTCACCGGCATGGTGGCGCCCAGGGTCTTGCCGGGCTGGTTGAAGAACACCTCCCGGATCTTGTCCAGGCGCTCCAGCGGGTTGTAGGCGCCATTGTTGGTCCGGTGGCAGTCCACCCACTCGTTGTCGCCGGGCGTGTAGACCAGCGGGTGGGCAAAGGTGTCGAACTGGGTGCGGATGGAGGAGAAGTACTCGTTGGAGCAGACGGACGATCCGTTCTTGATGTCGCCCACGTGTGCTACAAACTTCAGTTCCTTGTCTGCGTTGAGATCCTGGATGCGGGACGGAAACTTGGCGATCTCGGCGGCGCCGTAGGGAATGTCGCCGATGGCGGCGAAGGTGAACACCTGGTTGTCGTTGCTGGTGCTGTCCGCTTGTGCTGTTTGGGCGAAAGTGGGTTGCGACGCAAGGAGGCCGAGCGCCAGGGCGAGCGCCGCCGTCGTGGTTTTCACGATCTTAGAGGACATGGGATTGCTCCTGGTTCTGCTGGTTGCCTAGGCTGCGCGGGCGGTGAGGAACTGCTGGAGGCCGGCGAGGTCGTCGGTATTGATGTGGTCCACGCCTGCATTGGCAAGCTCGGTCCAGACGGCATCGCGGGCGGCACCGGGCTGGTCCGGGGTGGCCCAGAAGCGGACGCGGTAACCGTTAGCGTGTGCGGTGGCCACGAAGGCGCGCAGCTTGGCGCGCTCGGCCTCCGGCATGGGGCCGACGCCCTGCCAGGTGAAGAGCTTGGTCCAGTTGTCGCTGACCAGCGGCATCAGGGCGGCGGGCAAGCCGGATGTGAGGTCGGTGGAGCGGCCGTCGTAGAAGCTGAAGCGCTTGTCCTGGGCCTGCATGGTGGCCAGCGGTCGGTTGCCGCTGATGACGGCGGTGACCGGGCCGGTCTTGACGTTGCCGTTGGTGTAGCGGCTCATGATGTCGCGGTGTTCGGCCAGTTCCTGCTCCAGGGCGGCGTAGGTGGCCTCGCCCTCGCTCTTGATATCGATCAGGAGTTGCAGGCTGCCGTCCCACGTGGGGTAGACGCTGTGGCCTGGCTGGCTGCGGACCAGGTCCTGGAGTGGGTCGAGGTAGAGGCTCTCGAGCGTGACTCCCTGTTTGGCGTCAGCGAGGTCGTGGGCCACGCGCAGCTCACCGTCGACCAGCCACACGTCCGCCTCGACGCTGGTGAAACCGTGCTCCAGTGCGTCGAACAGAGGGCGGTCATGCTCGTAGTCGTTGTGGGCATGGGTGCCGGCAAGGGGCTGGCCGACGACGGGCGCTGGATTGTGTGCCTCCGCCCCGGCCTGGGCGGGGGCTACGTCTGTCCCGGCCAGGGAGGCAAGGATGGCGACGGCGGCGAGGGTGCTTTTCACGAACACGGGAGTACTCCTGGTACCTCGGGGATGTCCGCCCGGTGATGGGGTGTTCCGGGCGTGAGGGTGCGTGAAAAGACTGCTGTGCTTGGCGAAACGGTTCAGGGCGTCTTGGTTGCATCATGGTGAACGGCCGGGAACATCAATGTCGAGGAGGGCATGAGTTTCCCAGCCGTGATGCAGGTGCGGGTGTGTCCTCCGGGCAGCCCAACTAACCGCTCGCTAGGAGACCGCGAGATAATCCACAACCAATACCTCCAGCACGCTCGCCTCTTCCGGAAGCCAGCCCGGCGGCCAGAGTGTCGGTGCCCGGTCCGGCTGCTCGGCGTTGTACTGACGGCCACTTGGAGAAGTCCAGCCCGGCGGCTCATTCCTGGAAGCCGGCCCCGGACTCCAGCCGGTTCGATGCTTGAGCTGGTGATGCTTTGGGCACAACTGTCCCAGGTTGCTGATTCCGGTGGTGCCTCCGCGCTCCCAGGCCCTGAGATGGTCCGCCTCATTGTCTTGGCTGTGGTTGCTGCAGCCGGGGAAGGTGCATTTTCCATCCCGCATCCTCAGCCACCGCTTGAGC
This region of Arthrobacter sp. DNA4 genomic DNA includes:
- a CDS encoding EAL domain-containing protein translates to MAFQPIYDAGAERVWGYEALVRGLSGEGAYEVLGKVLPEQRYRFDQDCRVKAIELASRLFPADEELMLSINFMPNAVYEPAACLRATLLAARRCGFPTSSIMFEFTENEEVTDTAHLTSIITEYRKQGFTTAIDDFGAGHAGLGLLVDFQPDLLKIDMKLIRGIDTSHARQAVVAGIGGIAKELGITVLAEGVETEEEFRVLKVGGVRLFQGYWFAKPEFEALPGIRALGIPAA
- a CDS encoding VOC family protein, with protein sequence MLTIGTIVLGVNDVAAATKFWNEAIGYVPREAGDETWVTLVPSSGPGAELSLMLSETPVQDHPRIHLDLYADDQSAEVERLVSLGARRVDWDSYPDDPDFVVLEDPDGNRFCVIDKSQG
- a CDS encoding DUF427 domain-containing protein, which translates into the protein MVRAVWNGKVIAESADTVVVEGNHYFPRDAVNAEYLRDSDKNTFCPWKGTASYHTLDVDGELNEAAAWYYPEPKPRAKHIEDRVAFWRGVTIEA
- a CDS encoding patatin-like phospholipase family protein, which gives rise to MNTTPSSAPHAAPAGRCKRALVLGGGGSTGNAWLIGVLAGLADAGLDVTGADRVIGTSAGSTAASQIAGAGPAELYAAVLGAPLPQRTRPAGTSGSPVPDHLERTGRIIAASVNAPDMRRRMGAAALDLAAAYDASERWRATVAARLPRKEWPEHELLITAVDAATGEPAVFDRNSGIDLVDAVAASCSSGSAYRIGDRSYIDGGYRRNENADLAAGCEGVLVLSPFGGRTRMPLEWGMQLAAQVEELRAGGSRVEVIFPDSGAGQMFGANAMDLSLRPAAAQSGYNEGKTRAAMLTEFWRQ
- a CDS encoding GNAT family N-acetyltransferase; the protein is MISIDRDSPTRDDVHLLLTEHLADMFATSPAESVHALDHSALSAPSITFWTAREDGNLLGCGALKLLDSPAGPGRHGEIKSMRTTATARGRGVATLMLGHILDDARTRNLERVYLETGTEDYFAPARRLYARNGFTECPPFADYVLDPNSVFMELRL
- a CDS encoding SRPBCC family protein, which produces MAHVEEVEETVEVAVPVRTAYNQWTQFESFPQFMSGVESVTQLTDTTNHWVTKVGGVQREFDTEIVDQAPDDRIAWRSTDGKSHAGIIRFTPLDATHTKVKVHFEWAPETATEKAGAALKIDNMQVKADMRKFKDFVESRGSETGGWRGEV
- the arsA gene encoding arsenical pump-driving ATPase, which produces MKFLDNPPRFLFFTGKGGVGKTSVACAASLSLAREGRKVLLVSTDPASNIGQVFGLAIGNTITAIPQVPGLSALEIDPEQAADAYRERILAPVRGVLPEQELAGITESLSGSCTTEVASFDEFTSLLGDDASFAQYHHIVFDTAPTGHTIRLLQLPGSWTDFLATGAGEPSCLGPLSGLDKHKEVYAKAVQALTDPLRTRLVLVTRAQASSLKEVERTYLELHRIGISGGYLVVNGVFPLAGGEEELAQAVRAREAAALAVIPEPIAALPRDVLDLKRVNMVGITALESLFSTADGAGEDPASIPEIEDAPLAALVDGIERDGHGLVICMGKGGVGKTTVAAAIAVSLAKRGHAVHLTTTDPAVHLAETLHGPVAGLKVSRIDPAAAIEEYRAHVMDTKGRRLDAEGRAALAEDLMSPCTDEVAVFRQFSRVVQESRRNFVVMDTAPTGHTLLLLDATGSYHREISRQVGSSMGFVTPLMRLQDPAMTKVILVTLAETTPVLEAKELKDDLERAGIEPWAWVINNSIAAAHPHTPLLQARAAHEIEQIAKVRSMTDRVALIPLLPEEPVGEARLTTLTAFTSQRV
- a CDS encoding phosphatidylinositol-specific phospholipase C/glycerophosphodiester phosphodiesterase family protein, with the protein product MFVKSTLAAVAILASLAGTDVAPAQAGAEAHNPAPVVGQPLAGTHAHNDYEHDRPLFDALEHGFTSVEADVWLVDGELRVAHDLADAKQGVTLESLYLDPLQDLVRSQPGHSVYPTWDGSLQLLIDIKSEGEATYAALEQELAEHRDIMSRYTNGNVKTGPVTAVISGNRPLATMQAQDKRFSFYDGRSTDLTSGLPAALMPLVSDNWTKLFTWQGVGPMPEAERAKLRAFVATAHANGYRVRFWATPDQPGAARDAVWTELANAGVDHINTDDLAGLQQFLTARAA